A window from Neobacillus sp. PS3-40 encodes these proteins:
- a CDS encoding 2-oxoacid:ferredoxin oxidoreductase subunit beta: MATFKDFRNDVKPNWCPGCGDYSVQASIQRAVANVGLEPENLAIISGIGCSGRISGYIKSYGFHSIHGRSLPIAQGLKMANRDLTVIASGGDGDGFAIGMGHTVHAIRRNMNITYIVMDNQIYGLTKGQTSPRSAVGFKTKSTPMGSVEPPISPMELALTVGATFVAQSFSTDLKELTELIEAGIKHEGFSLINVFSPCVTYNKVNTYDWYKENLTSLSTIEGYDANDRNAAMQTVMKYKGLVTGLIYQDTERQSYQHLLGGYSQEPLTQADLGLNPVHFDKLVSEFM, encoded by the coding sequence ATGGCCACATTTAAAGACTTTCGTAATGATGTAAAACCAAACTGGTGCCCCGGCTGTGGCGACTACTCTGTACAAGCTTCAATTCAACGTGCGGTAGCAAATGTTGGTTTAGAACCTGAAAATTTAGCAATTATTTCTGGAATCGGCTGTTCCGGTCGTATTTCCGGTTATATCAAATCATATGGTTTCCATTCAATTCATGGTCGTTCACTTCCAATTGCCCAAGGTTTAAAAATGGCTAATCGCGATTTAACCGTTATTGCCTCAGGTGGAGATGGAGACGGATTTGCAATTGGTATGGGTCACACTGTCCATGCGATTCGTCGTAACATGAACATTACGTATATTGTTATGGATAACCAAATTTATGGGCTAACAAAAGGCCAAACATCACCACGTTCTGCAGTTGGTTTTAAAACAAAATCTACCCCAATGGGATCTGTAGAACCGCCGATTTCTCCAATGGAGTTAGCATTAACAGTTGGTGCAACTTTTGTTGCTCAGAGTTTCTCAACCGATTTGAAGGAACTTACTGAATTAATTGAAGCAGGAATCAAACATGAAGGTTTCTCTTTAATTAATGTATTTAGTCCATGTGTAACCTATAATAAGGTTAATACGTATGATTGGTATAAAGAAAATCTTACTAGCCTAAGTACTATTGAAGGTTATGATGCTAATGATCGTAATGCAGCAATGCAAACAGTAATGAAATATAAGGGCCTCGTGACTGGTCTTATTTATCAAGATACAGAGCGTCAATCATATCAGCATTTACTTGGTGGTTATTCACAAGAGCCGCTTACTCAAGCTGATTTAGGACTTAACCCTGTACATTTTGACAAATTAGTTTCAGAATTTATGTAG